From a region of the Calditrichota bacterium genome:
- a CDS encoding T9SS type A sorting domain-containing protein produces MFARYATRFLVSLFTIGIVSLSLFLSLTPGGAMAATYVFGEDGNNQDLTGTGGPGTTWTSSDQFIIAGDAYVPSGATLTLESGVAVEFDWDYGGDNTGYPTVEVRGTLQCYGTAQSPVKFTNLGSDTTRGLFEGLLVTGAGPYEGVLDAGYTVFEFGGRTTAHIVTDDDASVTLSNCTVRLSDNDGLYIAGDDVALEMEACTISSHYGTGLNTSSDPGSTQISFEVTNCHFSAMGGSGAELGREGQYYTMRGNRHEDITAPALLLRGAIGGGESVNEIFRNAGTGILFDNSTHTGGSYYNIYNCAIYDNATDGIRISDLDYQGGQQDENLKVRIRNCNLWSNDRDGLRVEGWDPDSYQDGEGNNVWPQTFDPENPTYMLELSYNIFGDNDGTGINVTTETNDPPVIYEFNAFQNDGGTNCAISGCIQDGVDGAVVRLVSEASPFDFHFLWNGSNPTGEGINALMNVNHDANWLDVGSSDVDCGIFGGPHGNSNRNEAGTATLESYVKLGSSGTGLMPWAVYYMFADFTVAHVQIGGTPELQIRPSASILATGNYRFIVNGTLETNPLDEEGTIVFGYHGTGSGWKGIYLNGDNALDCVLREIEVRDTQSNYAGIEVRNVDAEGGNVELTNVVVEDCGTGIYLNNSRVNLTGVEVLECRYENVLTVNCPTGFVWCRNLLSHDNLGTQSLSSGVRMLGSEVNLLRNDANGLETWIDDNGKYGLHCDESTPEFDHIDITLSGTTEMLLRDVSFPVMDYTANNIMPQLNGNGVPIRKAITFVSNGQDTLKARGNHWGVADPSEFEDSLFSHPAQVDYSDWSEDYIDDFSDFFIALDLMHAGDYAGAIPYLQRAAADEDLGGHRHSALRYLRGCYANSGGAFDNLRGFLGSFAEECNDAGLRFTAETVAILSLANEGRYEDCRDGFIARREALDDIVDSLRNEKYLILAESMLDDGHEINAAGEVHSGLARLDSDISHLHSLIDEAYAMGAIRHKLVPSAFALRSIHPNPFNGKTQMTLDLPEAGRIEVAVYDLIGRRIQTLAQGLRPAGKHRLVWDAEGVAAGLYFVRAEGPGGVRVSQVALVR; encoded by the coding sequence CCGGCGGGCCCGGCACGACCTGGACTTCATCCGACCAATTCATCATCGCGGGGGACGCTTATGTCCCGTCGGGGGCGACCTTGACGCTCGAATCGGGCGTCGCGGTCGAGTTCGACTGGGACTATGGCGGCGACAACACCGGCTACCCAACCGTCGAGGTGCGCGGGACGCTGCAGTGCTACGGCACCGCCCAGTCGCCGGTGAAGTTCACCAATCTCGGATCCGACACGACGCGAGGGCTGTTCGAAGGGCTCCTCGTAACGGGGGCGGGGCCTTACGAAGGCGTATTGGACGCAGGCTATACCGTCTTCGAGTTTGGTGGAAGAACTACTGCGCACATTGTAACCGACGACGACGCTTCGGTTACCCTCTCCAACTGCACAGTCCGCCTCAGCGACAACGACGGGCTTTACATCGCCGGCGATGACGTAGCGCTGGAGATGGAAGCCTGCACCATCAGTTCGCACTACGGCACCGGACTCAACACTTCGTCCGATCCGGGCAGCACCCAGATCTCTTTCGAGGTTACGAACTGCCATTTCAGTGCGATGGGTGGATCGGGCGCCGAACTCGGCCGGGAAGGTCAATACTATACGATGCGCGGCAACCGCCATGAGGACATCACGGCGCCGGCCTTGCTACTAAGAGGTGCCATAGGTGGCGGAGAATCTGTTAACGAGATATTCAGAAATGCCGGGACCGGAATTCTCTTCGATAATTCAACTCACACCGGCGGATCTTACTACAACATTTACAACTGCGCCATCTACGACAACGCGACTGATGGAATCCGCATTTCCGACCTCGACTATCAAGGTGGGCAGCAAGATGAGAATCTGAAGGTTCGCATCCGCAACTGCAACCTCTGGTCGAATGACCGGGACGGCCTGCGAGTCGAGGGCTGGGATCCGGACTCATATCAGGATGGCGAAGGGAACAACGTCTGGCCGCAGACCTTCGATCCCGAGAATCCGACCTATATGCTCGAGTTGAGTTACAACATCTTCGGCGACAATGACGGCACCGGGATCAATGTCACTACCGAGACCAATGATCCACCCGTGATCTACGAGTTCAACGCCTTTCAGAACGACGGCGGGACCAATTGCGCGATTTCAGGCTGCATCCAGGACGGTGTTGACGGGGCGGTGGTGCGGCTTGTGAGCGAAGCCTCACCATTTGACTTCCACTTCCTGTGGAATGGGTCGAACCCGACGGGCGAGGGCATCAACGCCTTGATGAATGTCAATCACGACGCCAACTGGCTCGATGTCGGATCCTCGGATGTCGATTGCGGCATCTTCGGCGGGCCCCACGGAAACAGCAACCGCAACGAAGCCGGGACCGCGACGCTCGAATCCTATGTGAAGTTGGGCTCGAGTGGAACCGGCCTAATGCCATGGGCGGTTTACTATATGTTCGCGGACTTTACGGTTGCTCACGTGCAGATTGGCGGCACACCAGAGTTGCAGATCCGTCCTTCGGCATCGATCCTCGCGACCGGCAACTACCGCTTCATAGTCAATGGGACGCTGGAAACCAACCCGCTGGACGAAGAAGGAACCATCGTCTTCGGTTATCACGGCACCGGGTCCGGTTGGAAGGGCATCTACCTGAACGGAGACAATGCTCTTGACTGCGTGCTGCGGGAGATCGAGGTTCGCGATACCCAAAGCAACTATGCCGGCATAGAAGTCCGCAATGTCGATGCCGAAGGCGGAAATGTCGAACTTACAAACGTGGTAGTTGAGGACTGCGGCACCGGCATCTATCTTAACAACTCGCGAGTCAACCTGACCGGCGTTGAAGTGCTGGAGTGTCGTTATGAAAATGTCCTAACGGTCAACTGTCCAACGGGATTCGTATGGTGCCGGAATCTGCTTTCCCACGATAATCTGGGCACCCAAAGCCTCTCGTCCGGGGTCCGCATGCTGGGTTCCGAAGTCAATCTTCTAAGAAATGATGCTAATGGACTTGAGACCTGGATCGACGACAACGGCAAGTATGGACTGCATTGCGACGAGTCGACCCCCGAATTCGATCATATTGACATTACGCTCAGCGGCACCACCGAAATGCTGCTGCGGGATGTCTCATTCCCGGTGATGGACTATACCGCCAACAACATCATGCCTCAATTGAATGGAAACGGCGTTCCCATTCGCAAGGCGATAACCTTCGTCAGCAACGGCCAGGATACGCTTAAGGCTCGCGGCAATCACTGGGGAGTCGCGGATCCTTCCGAGTTTGAAGACAGCCTATTCAGCCATCCGGCGCAGGTTGACTATTCAGATTGGTCGGAGGACTATATCGACGATTTCAGCGACTTCTTCATAGCCCTCGATCTCATGCACGCCGGCGACTATGCCGGAGCGATCCCCTATCTGCAACGTGCCGCGGCGGATGAGGACCTGGGCGGGCATCGCCATTCGGCCCTGCGCTATCTACGGGGCTGCTATGCCAATAGCGGGGGCGCATTCGACAACCTTCGCGGCTTCCTAGGATCTTTTGCGGAGGAGTGCAACGATGCGGGACTTCGCTTTACTGCCGAAACCGTGGCGATCCTTTCGCTTGCCAATGAGGGCCGCTATGAGGATTGCCGTGACGGCTTCATCGCCCGGCGGGAAGCGCTCGACGACATTGTCGACAGTCTGCGCAACGAGAAGTATCTGATACTCGCCGAATCGATGCTCGACGACGGCCATGAAATCAACGCGGCGGGAGAGGTCCATTCTGGGCTGGCGCGGCTGGACAGCGACATCAGTCATCTGCACAGTTTGATCGACGAGGCTTATGCGATGGGTGCCATCCGCCACAAGTTGGTGCCGTCGGCGTTTGCGCTGCGTTCGATTCACCCCAATCCCTTCAACGGGAAAACGCAGATGACGCTCGACCTACCGGAGGCGGGAAGGATCGAGGTTGCGGTCTATGACCTCATAGGGCGGAGGATTCAAACCTTGGCGCAAGGCTTACGTCCGGCCGGGAAGCACCGACTGGTTTGGGACGCCGAAGGTGTTGCCGCCGGTCTTTACTTCGTTCGTGCCGAAGGTCCGGGCGGAGTTCGCGTCTCGCAAGTCGCGCTGGTGCGGTAG